From Gossypium raimondii isolate GPD5lz chromosome 11, ASM2569854v1, whole genome shotgun sequence:
atcgcgctttCGTGGACgtgatttgttgccacgtcaaaAAGTCTTGACGACGTGGCATGATTTTCGCACGTCCccgacatcgctaccgacgtggacacgatttaggggaaaatgacccattccggtaaatttaaaaaaagtggctttttttggtatttttcccaaaaatttcttcttttaagtAAGGAAAGgcaaaaaaagaatattttgactcctttttttttttttttttgacctTTCAACTCATAAAATCTCgttgaaataaaaaaccctcataaaatctaaaaaaaaacgGTCTTTTGTCTGATTAATTTCGTATTATACggaaaaatggaaaagtaaaaaaatatctcctcctcttcttcttcatcatcttctttattttttttgttcaagataaaaatacattaaaccATAACAAAAATAGAGAGAGATGATGATACTTGGGAAGCTCCCTCCATTTTTCTTATCTTGTCTTCTTCTAACCATCATATTCATAGTCTTCATCCTCTGTTCTCCAAACCCTTTCAACCCCATCTCCAAATCTGACCTTCATCAAACACTTGCTTTGCCCAATTCTACCTCTCATGGTAATTCAatccatttctcttcttctttcagTTTCACCGAATGagaattttgtttgatttttctttttcttttggggtATTTTAGGTTATGACGATGATGAGATTCTCAAGTGTGACTTGTTTAAGGGAGAATGGGTGCCTGACCTGCAAGGTTCTTTATATACGAACTGGAGTTGTTCAACGATTCCTACTTCAAAGAATTGTTTCCACCATGGAAGAAAAGACAAAGAGTTTTTGAAATGGAGATGGAAACCTCATCAGTGTCAGCTTCCCAGGTTTGATCCTAAGACTTTCCTGGAATTTGTTCAAGGGAAGAAACTTGGGTTCATAGGTGACTCAGTTGCCAGGAACCACATGGACTCCCTCCTTTGTCTCCTCTCAATGGTTAGTACATTCATGTCGTACACATATTCTTCTCCAACATGTACTCAAAACCGAATAATATTGCTTTTCATCATAACAGGGCATTGTTTTTTTACCTGTGGCATGGTATGGAGTAATTTAtctttagataaattaaatataatttactgTTTGAGTTGCTTGAATTGCAAATCTTTTACAGATAGAAACTCCGGTGGATCATTACAAAGATTCCGAAGACCGGCAACGGGTATGGTACTTTCCCGGTCATGATTTCACTCTCATGATTCTTTGGACGAAATTCCTAGTAGACGGTGAAGAACGAGTGATCAATGGTTCATCATCTGGTATTTTTGATTTGCACCTTCATAAAATTGATAAGAAATGGACCACAGATCTTCCTGTTCTAGACTATATCATCATCTCGGACGCACATTGGTTTTTCCGAACGATTTACCTACACAACGACACTGGTGTTGTCGGATGTGTGTACTGCGATCATCCGAATGTGACCGATTTTGGTGTCGGGTTCGCCCTCAGGATGGCTTTTCGATCGGCATTAAACCATATCAACCGCTGCAGGGAGTGCAAAGCGAGGGTGACCCTCGTCCGGACGTTTTCGCCGGCTCATTTCGAGAACGGGGCATGGGATACAGGAGGAAGATGCAATAGGACAAGCCCTTTGAGTGAAAGAGAGATTAAGTTGACAAGTAATGAATGGGAACTGAGGAGCTTGCAAATGGAAGAGATTGAAAAGGCAAATATAGAAGGAAATAAGAAAGGAACGAAGTTTGCAGCATTGGATGTGACAAGGGCAATGTTGATGAGACCTGATGGTCACCCTGGTGAGTTCTGGGGAAATAAATGGATGAATGGATATAATGACTGTGTCCATTGGTGTTTGCCCGGTCCGATTGATACTTGGAACGATTTCTTATTTGAAGTTTTGAGAAGAAaagttatataaattatattgttcgaacttcatttttcttaaaatattcatgtCTGACATttgtatttgatatatgaatataactgaaaaaaacttacaaaatatattatatttatattggatACATGTTAGACTTTCACACTAATTTAAGTAACATATACTAATTACGTATGGTTAATACAGGTAAACTTCATACATTATACAAACAAGCCACGATAGCACTCCAACATCACACGGCAAAATACACGATTTAACAGCCGATAACAAAATAAAGCCCAACTTGGCACAACTAAAACAAAATGCTCCAATTGGGCCTTGAACCCATATTTCAAACCCATATAAGCCCAAATATACCATCTCTTTCGCTCCATCGACTCGCACATTTCGAAACATTCATTTCCCTACGTAATTGCCTCTGTTTCAAAGAAGCCGAAAGCAAAGAATCCCATACCCCAAAATTAACAATCTTCGTTCGAAATCCCTAAtttgaaaccctaaatcccctGAAGGACATATTCCGATGGGGGAAACTAGAAAACGAGGTCGGAAACCTAAGGCCCCTGCATCTACCACCGAAACCATGGACTTCCAATATACGAGTGCCTCCAACGCCACTCAAACCGACTACGTTGCCGCCCAAAACGACGTCTTTAGCGCTGCAAACGATTCCGTACCGaccgccgccgccgccgccaAAAATGACGCCAACAACCCACCACCGGCAAGACGGGGCCGAGGGAGACCGAGGAAGTCTGAGGCGGGGCACATGGAGGATACGGAGCCGCATGCGGCGGCGTCCCCGGAGCGGAGACCTTATCAAAATGGGGCAGTGGTACTGGAGCCTCCACCGCAGCCAGTGGCGAAATGGGAGAGTGTGGCGGCAAGGGTAGTGCCAGCGATGGATGCAGTGGTGAAAGTTTTTTGCGTCCACACTGAGCCAAACTATTCACTGCCATGGCAAAGGAAAAGACAGTATTCTTCAAGTAGTAGTGGATTTATAATTGGAGGGAAAAGAGTGTTAACAAATGCTCATTCAGTGGAACATTATACTCAAGTGAAGTTAAAGAAAAGGGGGTCTGATACCAAGTACTTGGCTACTGTCTTGGCTATTGGGACTGAATGTGATATTGGTAAGGAAAAGTTTTGATTCTGTgggaattttcatctttttgggttttttttttggggggtaaGGAAGTTAGGTGGTTTAATTTCGAGGACTATAGGAATGGGTAGAAAATGGTATTTGGTTATTCGTATTGAGTGACAGGCTTAAGGTATTAAAGTTTGCATTTTTTTTCAGGAAAATCGTTTCGAGTGCTtggaatttttttcttcttttttgcatTATTCTCTTGCCCTTCTTGGATTTAGCAAATTTCAGTAATGCGATTTTATTGTAGGAAAAAGGCAGAGGATGATTCAttgattttgcttgtttagAGTGGATTGCAGTAGCTGTTGTACTCTTTAATGTGGAACATGTATATGCGGAAATAACTCATCCTAActtgttttcttaatttatgGTAACTTTGTTATTAACTGAGGGTTTTTGGATGTTGTAGCAATGTTAACAGTTAGTGATGATGAGTTCTGGGAAGGTGTTTCACCTGTTGAGTTTGGAGATTTGCCTGCACTCCAAGATGCTGTAACTGTTGTGGGCTACCCCATTGGAGGTGACACGATCTCTGTTACTAGTGGTGTTGTATCACGAATCGAGATACTCTCTTATGTTCATGGGTCAACTGAACTTTTGGGATTACAGGTTGTGAAACTAGTTCCCGCTTCTAGTGGTTCAACATGTTTGTTTGACATGTTTATTGATCTATTGCAATTGATATGGTTTTGCAGATAGATGCAGCTATAAACTCTGGAAATTCTGGCGGGCCTGCTTTCAATGATAAGGGCAACTGTGTCGGTATCGCATTCCAATCTTTGAAACATGAGGATGCAGAAAATATTGGGTATGTCATACCTACACCGGTTATAATGCACTTCATTCAGGATTACGAAAAGAATGGGGCGTATACTGGTATTTTTCTTGGcattactattttattcaagTTCAGTCATTTCTATTTTGGAATTAGAAAGAGGTTTTTCTTATATCTGGTATTGTGCTTGAATTCTTATTCCTGTCCTcttcatcatttctattttaggCTTCCCAATCCTTGGAGTTGAGTGGCAAAAGATGGAAAATCCTGATTTGCGCCTGGCAATGGGGATGAAATCAGATCAAAAGGGGGTCCGTATTAGGAGAATTGAGCCCACTGCTCCAGAATCTCATCTTCTGAAGCCATCTGATGTTATACTTCGTTTTGATGGGGTAAAAGTTGCTAATGATGGAACAGGTAAGTTACTCCCCCTACGCCCCATATGTTAGTAGGATGTCATTTATTCACCTATGAATGTTAGTAGGATGTCATTTATTCACCTATGAATGTTTGTGTGCATGGcctatatatgcatatatgcataCTTTGTTTATTGCCCAGTAATTTCTGCATCAGCACTATACTGTTCTTGGAGACAATATCTTTGTTACTTTTTCTAGAATTAGCAACTGAAAGTGTCGAGTAttgctttcattttagttaaaAGATTAGATGCAGATGTTTCTGTAGGATTTCCCTCTGATCTGAGAATGATAATCTGGCTGTGTGGTTTCTTTATCTACGTGAAAATGTTCTATGGAGATATTGTTTAGTTTAATCGGTGGTTCATTTATGAGATTAAGAACTAGGCAGTAAAAGCAGTGTTCATTCATGGTGGAGGTAGTTTTAATGTAGATTTGCTTACATACAATACATTTGTGCCTTAAAAGGGTTGTAAACCTTCAAGACGAGATTTTCTTAGCAAGCACGATTCATATGATTTTGGCACAAAAGAGTTTAAAACCAGAATTTCTGAATTATTCATCCGCTCTCTTTTGGTATTCAATTCATTGCCTTATTTTATCGTGACTTTTGCAGTTTCCATAAATATGAAAGCTTTTTTAGTTGGGTTTTAGTTGCTTTTCTATCTACTGTGGGCTGTGGTTGATTGATGACTGTTGTATGATGCTTAGTCAACTCATAAATTACTTCAAGATTGAAAGCCCCCTAGATGACTCACATATTTAGCTCAAATTgtcttttaatgtttaattcaGTCAAGTATTCCGGCATTATTGTCCTATTTTATGTAAGGAAACAATCTCCTGACCTTTCTTTCCTGTTTTTCATTTTCCCTTGACCTGGGAAAAAAAAGTTCCATTCAGGCATGGGGAGCGCATAGGCTTCAGCTATCTTGTTTCTCAGAAGTATACTGGGGATACTGCACTAGTTAAAGTTCTCCGTGATTCGAAGATActtgaatttgatataaaaCTTGCGACTCACAAGAGGCTCATCCCAGCGCACACCAGTGCGAAACCTCCTTCTTATTACATTATTGCTGGATTTGTTTTTACTGCTGTAACTGTTCCATACTTGCGTTCTGAGGTTTGTAGTCATCCATCTCTCTCTGTGTTGTGTGTTTCTTTCCTTGAACTTGTTAATATAGCAATTGTTGGTAATTTGTTAACAAACTCCCTGTTTTAGTTTTTTGTTTATTGTGTTTATTGCATTATTGTAAACTTGATTGCTAGGAAAAGGGCCCCATTAGTGAAATTTGAGGTTTCtattagtgtgttttaaaaaaaaagaggtttgCATTATTGGAATGATTCACCATTCCTTGTGAATCATTCAAGGACTGTTTAATGTAGAATTGTCCTAACCATTGCTCAGAATTTGGAAAGAATATTAACTCTCTCTGAACTTTTGTTCTAGTCTTGAACatgcataaatatatatcttgtttatatttgttaacatttataaaacactttgtatattgtcctatAGCTATAGAATCCCATTATTTTGTAGAAATTGGATAGAATCTTAATACTTGCTAAACTTTTGTTctagtcattttctttattactCATTAAGAAAGATAAGGGATCCTGTTTTGTGGGTCTAAAACTTACTTTTTTTCGTTTTCTATAACTGTTGCTAATTAAAAGGTCTACGctgttatatttttatgatttcatGTGTGAGTGGTCACTGTTCGGGTTTGCTTATACTTCTAACTTC
This genomic window contains:
- the LOC105802449 gene encoding xyloglucan O-acetyltransferase 4, which translates into the protein MMILGKLPPFFLSCLLLTIIFIVFILCSPNPFNPISKSDLHQTLALPNSTSHGYDDDEILKCDLFKGEWVPDLQGSLYTNWSCSTIPTSKNCFHHGRKDKEFLKWRWKPHQCQLPRFDPKTFLEFVQGKKLGFIGDSVARNHMDSLLCLLSMIETPVDHYKDSEDRQRVWYFPGHDFTLMILWTKFLVDGEERVINGSSSGIFDLHLHKIDKKWTTDLPVLDYIIISDAHWFFRTIYLHNDTGVVGCVYCDHPNVTDFGVGFALRMAFRSALNHINRCRECKARVTLVRTFSPAHFENGAWDTGGRCNRTSPLSEREIKLTSNEWELRSLQMEEIEKANIEGNKKGTKFAALDVTRAMLMRPDGHPGEFWGNKWMNGYNDCVHWCLPGPIDTWNDFLFEVLRRKVI
- the LOC105802448 gene encoding protease Do-like 9; the encoded protein is MGETRKRGRKPKAPASTTETMDFQYTSASNATQTDYVAAQNDVFSAANDSVPTAAAAAKNDANNPPPARRGRGRPRKSEAGHMEDTEPHAAASPERRPYQNGAVVLEPPPQPVAKWESVAARVVPAMDAVVKVFCVHTEPNYSLPWQRKRQYSSSSSGFIIGGKRVLTNAHSVEHYTQVKLKKRGSDTKYLATVLAIGTECDIAMLTVSDDEFWEGVSPVEFGDLPALQDAVTVVGYPIGGDTISVTSGVVSRIEILSYVHGSTELLGLQIDAAINSGNSGGPAFNDKGNCVGIAFQSLKHEDAENIGYVIPTPVIMHFIQDYEKNGAYTGFPILGVEWQKMENPDLRLAMGMKSDQKGVRIRRIEPTAPESHLLKPSDVILRFDGVKVANDGTVPFRHGERIGFSYLVSQKYTGDTALVKVLRDSKILEFDIKLATHKRLIPAHTSAKPPSYYIIAGFVFTAVTVPYLRSEYGKDYEFDAPVKLLDKHLHAMAESTDEQLVVISQVLVADINIGYEDIVNTQVLAFNGKPVKNLKSLANMVDNCNDEYLRFDLEYQQIVVLHAKAAKAATLDILTTHCISSAMSDDLKT